Proteins co-encoded in one Dyella japonica A8 genomic window:
- a CDS encoding xanthine dehydrogenase family protein molybdopterin-binding subunit — protein sequence MSHTNDNAIALSRRGFLKVLAGAAGALVVGIPFAQAVDAPVPPALLGDTLYGLGAYVRIDADGHVVIGIRDPDTGTGTSTSLARIIADELDADWTRVSTVSLGLGVEDDNGKPRWVYGHQTSGLGNSIPAAWADLRGAGALARWLLLQAAARRLGVPADRLHCQEGNVVAPDGRRLGYGELAEAAAKIAPPDAPVPPKTPDRYTLIGQPAGDVDARAIVTGQATHALDTYMADALIAVLSHCPWPDGSVESLDTSEALAVKGVVKVVQVKPEAGVPLGQTVRSPAVAVLAENTWAALQGRAKLKLQWKAGAQNESSAWFEQQAADLVNDKNAQPAARVRNDGDVDAAAKKAAHRLEATYVQPWLAHATAEPMNCVAKVDKDGAVLVVPTQAPQQAWKVVQRLTGLSPAQIEIRVPRVGGGYGRRLDHDYVAEAVMLAKAVEKPVKLMWTRDEDLTQDYYRSATVHKFSAALDGKRQIVSWNQRMASASALAQRGLPDNQLWTSEVDAHQLPAGLVPHLRNDWYSLPSAMLRGPSRGMPHVSNAFAVESFVDEIAHSLKEDPLVTRLRLIGEARMIPLGDGRTLDTGRLINVLKLVADRIEWKNWLRTVNGLGIACWHIDGAYVAHAIETSLQGDRLNIERVVCAVDVGRAVNPMGLEGQVAGATLDALSAALNLSISYKDSQVQQHSWKDYPLASMALLPDTTEVIIVPGDRDPTGASFLGMPSAAPALANAVFRVSAVRVRRLPLLKEMLRML from the coding sequence ATGAGCCACACCAACGACAACGCCATCGCGCTTTCGCGTCGCGGCTTCCTCAAGGTGCTCGCGGGCGCGGCTGGCGCGCTGGTCGTGGGCATTCCGTTCGCGCAAGCCGTGGACGCGCCGGTCCCTCCCGCCTTGCTCGGCGACACGCTGTATGGCCTGGGTGCGTACGTGCGCATCGACGCCGACGGTCATGTCGTCATCGGCATCCGCGATCCGGACACCGGCACCGGCACGTCCACCTCGCTGGCTCGCATCATCGCCGACGAGCTGGACGCCGACTGGACGCGCGTGAGCACGGTGTCGCTTGGCCTGGGCGTGGAAGACGACAACGGCAAACCGCGCTGGGTCTACGGTCACCAGACCAGCGGCCTGGGCAATTCCATTCCCGCAGCGTGGGCCGACCTGCGCGGCGCCGGCGCGCTGGCGCGCTGGCTGCTCCTGCAGGCCGCGGCACGCCGTCTCGGCGTGCCGGCGGACCGCCTGCACTGCCAGGAAGGCAACGTGGTCGCTCCGGACGGTCGCCGCCTGGGCTACGGCGAACTCGCCGAAGCCGCCGCCAAGATCGCACCGCCCGATGCGCCCGTGCCGCCCAAGACGCCGGATCGCTACACGCTGATCGGCCAGCCGGCCGGCGACGTCGACGCGCGCGCCATCGTGACCGGCCAGGCCACCCATGCGCTCGACACCTACATGGCGGACGCGCTGATCGCCGTGCTCTCGCATTGCCCGTGGCCCGATGGCAGCGTGGAAAGCCTGGACACCAGCGAAGCGCTCGCGGTGAAGGGCGTGGTCAAGGTGGTGCAGGTCAAGCCGGAAGCCGGCGTCCCGCTCGGCCAGACCGTGCGCTCGCCCGCCGTGGCGGTGTTGGCCGAAAACACCTGGGCGGCCCTGCAAGGCCGCGCCAAGCTGAAGCTGCAGTGGAAGGCCGGTGCGCAGAATGAAAGCAGCGCCTGGTTCGAACAGCAGGCCGCCGACCTCGTCAACGACAAGAACGCCCAGCCCGCCGCGCGCGTGCGCAACGACGGCGACGTCGATGCCGCCGCCAAGAAGGCCGCGCATCGCCTCGAGGCCACTTACGTGCAGCCCTGGCTGGCCCATGCCACCGCCGAGCCGATGAACTGCGTGGCGAAGGTCGACAAGGACGGCGCCGTGCTGGTCGTGCCCACGCAGGCGCCGCAGCAGGCGTGGAAGGTCGTGCAGCGCCTGACCGGCCTGTCGCCCGCCCAGATCGAGATCCGCGTGCCCCGCGTTGGCGGTGGCTACGGCCGCCGGCTGGACCACGACTATGTCGCCGAAGCCGTCATGCTGGCCAAGGCCGTGGAAAAGCCGGTCAAGCTGATGTGGACGCGCGACGAGGACCTCACGCAGGACTACTACCGCTCTGCCACCGTGCACAAGTTCAGCGCCGCGCTGGACGGCAAGCGCCAGATCGTCAGCTGGAACCAGCGCATGGCCAGTGCCTCGGCGCTGGCGCAGCGTGGCCTGCCGGACAACCAGCTGTGGACGTCCGAAGTCGACGCGCACCAGCTTCCCGCGGGCCTCGTGCCGCATTTGCGCAACGACTGGTACTCCCTGCCCTCCGCCATGCTGCGCGGACCCTCGCGTGGCATGCCGCATGTCAGCAATGCCTTCGCGGTGGAAAGCTTCGTCGACGAAATCGCCCATTCGCTCAAGGAAGACCCGCTGGTGACGCGGCTGCGCCTGATCGGCGAGGCACGCATGATTCCGCTCGGCGACGGACGCACGCTGGACACGGGCCGCCTGATCAATGTGCTCAAGCTGGTCGCCGATCGCATCGAGTGGAAGAACTGGCTGCGCACCGTCAACGGCTTGGGCATCGCCTGCTGGCACATCGATGGCGCCTATGTGGCACACGCCATCGAAACCTCCCTGCAGGGCGACCGGCTCAACATCGAACGCGTGGTGTGCGCGGTGGACGTTGGCCGTGCGGTGAATCCGATGGGTCTTGAAGGCCAGGTGGCCGGCGCCACGCTCGACGCACTGTCCGCCGCACTGAACCTGTCCATCAGCTACAAGGACAGCCAGGTCCAGCAGCACAGCTGGAAGGACTATCCGCTGGCCAGCATGGCGTTGCTGCCGGACACCACCGAAGTGATCATCGTCCCCGGCGACCGCGATCCCACGGGCGCGAGCTTCCTCGGCATGCCTAGCGCCGCACCGGCGCTGGCCAACGCGGTGTTCCGCGTGAGCGCGGTGCGCGTGCGCCGCCTGCCGCTGCTCAAGGAAATGCTGCGCATGCTGTAA
- a CDS encoding (2Fe-2S)-binding protein, giving the protein MANAQDQMPTPGTSNTIVPEKVREGVDLEINGKSYRHSGDDQMPLLWYLRDVLRLTGTKYSGEHGEGGYDLVLVDGKLASATHLPVAKLAGKKVTTVEGLAATDGKLHPLQQAFVDEDAIGCGYCTPGWLMASLDLLNRHPQPSDNDIDQLPNLCRCGCQTRVRRAIKRVAKGAHA; this is encoded by the coding sequence ATGGCGAACGCGCAGGACCAGATGCCGACACCCGGTACAAGCAACACCATCGTGCCCGAGAAGGTGCGCGAGGGAGTCGACCTGGAGATCAACGGCAAGAGCTATCGCCACTCCGGTGACGACCAGATGCCCCTGCTGTGGTATCTGCGCGACGTGCTGCGCCTGACGGGCACCAAGTACAGCGGCGAGCACGGCGAAGGCGGCTACGACCTGGTGCTGGTCGACGGCAAGCTCGCCTCGGCTACGCATCTTCCGGTCGCCAAACTCGCCGGCAAGAAGGTCACCACGGTGGAAGGGCTCGCCGCGACGGACGGCAAGCTGCATCCGCTGCAGCAGGCGTTCGTCGATGAAGACGCCATCGGCTGCGGCTACTGCACGCCCGGCTGGCTGATGGCTTCGCTGGACCTGCTCAATCGCCATCCGCAGCCCAGTGACAACGACATCGACCAGTTGCCCAACCTGTGCCGCTGCGGCTGCCAGACCCGCGTGCGTCGCGCCATCAAGCGCGTTGCCAAGGGAGCCCACGCATGA
- a CDS encoding APC family permease — MSDTSTSSGYVRRLRPWDAALIVVGGLIGGGIFLNPYIAAGRTESGMALLLVWVGAGILTLIGALCYAELGARRPHAGGSYVYLRDAFGPLAGFLFGWTMLLVIYSGSSAAVATIFASYAAAVFGLPTAMITPLAAGALAFVALINLFGLKLGAQVHNLFTLLKLLAVAVLVVCGLFLAGAGGKDVLAPDPAFADVGFMGAALPVLFAYSGFTYLNNLAGEVAEPQRTLPRALFIGMVLVIAAYALVNLAYLAVLGHNGLAASHTPAADVMQRVFGSAGAKVMAIGIAISTLGFCNITLVSGARVLQVMGNDGLFFRSVARLHPVHRTPNVALLLLSGWAIVLVLSGSYGQLLDYATFGDWLACAVGVATLFWYRRREGDQASFRVPGYPVLPLIFIGTVGLVVVQSLQASPKNTGIGLLIMAAGVPVYLVWRRLFSRVTS; from the coding sequence ATGAGCGACACCTCCACTTCCAGCGGCTACGTCCGTCGCCTCCGCCCGTGGGACGCGGCCCTGATCGTGGTCGGCGGGTTGATTGGCGGCGGCATCTTCCTCAATCCTTATATCGCCGCCGGGCGTACGGAATCAGGGATGGCGCTGCTGCTGGTGTGGGTTGGCGCCGGCATACTGACCCTCATTGGCGCGCTGTGCTATGCCGAACTGGGCGCCCGCCGCCCGCATGCCGGCGGCAGCTACGTCTATCTGCGCGATGCCTTCGGGCCACTGGCCGGGTTCCTGTTCGGCTGGACCATGCTGCTGGTGATCTATTCGGGGTCCAGCGCTGCGGTGGCCACCATCTTCGCCAGCTATGCCGCCGCGGTGTTCGGCTTGCCGACCGCCATGATCACGCCGCTGGCAGCCGGCGCCCTGGCTTTTGTGGCGCTGATCAACCTGTTCGGGCTGAAGCTGGGCGCGCAGGTGCACAACCTGTTCACCCTGCTGAAGCTACTCGCCGTGGCGGTGCTGGTGGTGTGCGGCCTGTTCCTCGCCGGTGCCGGCGGGAAGGATGTACTGGCCCCCGACCCGGCCTTCGCCGACGTGGGCTTCATGGGTGCGGCGCTGCCGGTGCTGTTCGCCTACTCCGGTTTCACCTACCTCAACAATCTCGCGGGTGAAGTGGCCGAGCCTCAGCGCACCCTGCCCCGCGCACTGTTTATCGGCATGGTGCTGGTGATCGCCGCCTATGCCCTGGTGAACCTCGCTTACCTCGCCGTGCTCGGGCACAACGGCCTTGCCGCCAGCCACACCCCGGCGGCCGATGTGATGCAGCGCGTGTTCGGCAGCGCGGGCGCCAAGGTCATGGCCATCGGCATCGCCATTTCCACGCTGGGCTTCTGCAACATCACCTTGGTATCGGGTGCGCGCGTGCTGCAGGTGATGGGCAACGACGGCCTGTTCTTCCGCAGCGTGGCACGCCTGCACCCGGTGCACCGCACGCCCAATGTCGCCCTGCTGCTGCTCTCGGGCTGGGCCATTGTGCTGGTGCTGTCCGGCAGCTACGGCCAGCTGCTCGATTACGCCACCTTCGGCGACTGGCTCGCCTGCGCCGTGGGCGTGGCCACGCTGTTCTGGTACCGCCGCCGCGAGGGCGACCAGGCCAGTTTCCGCGTGCCCGGCTACCCGGTGCTGCCGCTGATCTTCATCGGCACGGTGGGCCTGGTGGTGGTGCAGAGCTTGCAGGCCAGCCCCAAGAACACGGGTATCGGCCTGCTGATCATGGCCGCGGGCGTCCCGGTCTACCTGGTGTGGCGACGCCTGTTCAGCCGGGTCACCTCCTAA